The sequence below is a genomic window from Thermus filiformis.
TCCAGGGTCCGCTCCAGGGTGATGCGCCGCTCCCCCGCCACCTCCGCGAAGTCCCGCACCCGGCGGAAAAGCCGCTTGGCGATGCGCATGGTGCCCCGGCTCCGCCGCCCCATCTCCTGGGCCGCCTCCTCCTCCACCTCGAGGCCCAAAAGGGCGGCGTCCCTCCGGATGGCCTGGGCCAGCTCCTCCACGGTGTAGAACTCCAGGTGCTCCACGATGCCGAACCGGCTCCGCAAGGGGCTGGTGAGGAGGCCGGGCCGGGTGGTGGCCCCGATCAGGGTGAAGCGGGGAAGGTCCAGCCTTAGCGTCCGCGCCGCCGGCCCCTGGCCGATGACGATGTCCATCTTGAAGTCCTCCATGGCCGGGTAGAGGTGCTCCTCCGCCTGGCGGCTCAGGCGGTGGATCTCGTCTATGAAAAGGACGTCCCCCTCGTCCAGGCTGTTGGTCAGGATGGCGGCCAGATCCCCGGGCTTCTCTATGGCGGGGCCCGAGGTGACCCGGATCTTCACCCCCAGCTCGTAGGCGATGATGTGGGCCAGGGTGGTCTTTCCCAGGCCCGGGGGGCCCACCAGGAGGAGGTGGTCCAGGGGCTCCTTGCGGGCCTTGGCCGCCTCGAGGTAGACCCGGAGCTTCTTCTTGAGCCGCTCCTGGCCCACGTACTCGTCCAGGGTCTTCGGCCTGAGGGCCGGTTCCAGCTCCACACCCTCATGATAGCCTTTGGACATGCGGAGGACGGTTCAGGAGTTCCGCAAGGCCAAGGGGGCCCGGCTGGTCTACGTGACCGCCTACGACTACCCCACCGCCCGCCTGGCGGAGGAGGCCGGGGTGGACGCCATTTTGGTGGGGGACTCCTTGGGGATGGTAGTCCTAGGCTACGAGAGCACCGTTCCCGTGACCCTGGAGGAGGTCCTCCACCACACCAAGGCCGCCCGGCGCGGCGCCCCCAACACCTTCCTGGTGGCCGATCTGCCCTACCTTTCCTACGCCACCTTGGACCGGGCCCTCCAGGCCGCGGAGCGCCTCTTGAAGGAGGGCGGGGCGGACGCGGTCAAGCTGGAGGGGGGAAAGGAGGTGGCGGAGGTGGTCCGGGGCCTCACCCGGGCCGGGGTGCCGGTGATGGGCCACGTGGGCCTCACCCCCCAGACGGCGAGCGCCCTAGGGGGGTACCGGGTCCAGGGGAAGGACCTGGACTCGGCGCGCCGCATCTTGGAGGACGCCTTGGCCCTGGAGGAGGCGGGGGTGTACGGGCTGGTCCTGGAGCTTGTCCCCACCCCCTTGGCCCGGCTGGTCACCGAGCGGGTCTCCGTGCACACCGTGGGGATCGGGGCAGGGCCCTTCACCGACGCCCAGGTCCTGGTCTTCCACGACCTGGTGGGGCTGTTTGAGGGGTTCAAGCCCCGCTTCGTCAAGCGCTACCTCGAGGCCGCCCCCCTTTTCCGTCAGGCCCTGGCCCGGTACGCGGAGGAGGTACGCTCGGGGGCCTTCCCAGACGAGGCGCACAGCTTCGGGATGGAGGAGGAGGTCCTGAAGCGGCTTTACGGGGCCTAGGGGTGTTGAAAATCTGCGGGCTTCCCGCAGATTTTCCGCGGGTATCCCGTTGATTTTCCGCGGGTATACCCCTAGACTCGAGGCATGTACCCCCGTTTCCTGGCCGCCCGGATCCGGGAGGCCCTGGCGGACACCCCTGTGGTCTTCCTAGAGGGGGCCAGGCAGGTGGGGAAGAGCACCCTGGTCCGGAGCCTGGGGGTGGGCCGTTACCTCACCCTGGACGACCCCCTGGTGCGCTCGGCGGCCGCCCAGGACCCCTTGGCCTTCCTCCTGGCCCAGGGGGAGGAGCCCCTGATCCTGGACGAGGTCCAGAGGGTGCCGGAGCTCCTCCTTTCCATCAAGCGCCTGGTGGACCTGGACCGCAGGCCGG
It includes:
- the ruvB gene encoding Holliday junction branch migration DNA helicase RuvB; this translates as MELEPALRPKTLDEYVGQERLKKKLRVYLEAAKARKEPLDHLLLVGPPGLGKTTLAHIIAYELGVKIRVTSGPAIEKPGDLAAILTNSLDEGDVLFIDEIHRLSRQAEEHLYPAMEDFKMDIVIGQGPAARTLRLDLPRFTLIGATTRPGLLTSPLRSRFGIVEHLEFYTVEELAQAIRRDAALLGLEVEEEAAQEMGRRSRGTMRIAKRLFRRVRDFAEVAGERRITLERTLEALRALGLDELGLEKRDREILETLILRFGGGPVGLVTLATALAEDPGTLEEVYEPYLIQLGLLKRTPRGRVATEAAYRHLGFALPMDPLL
- the panB gene encoding 3-methyl-2-oxobutanoate hydroxymethyltransferase translates to MRRTVQEFRKAKGARLVYVTAYDYPTARLAEEAGVDAILVGDSLGMVVLGYESTVPVTLEEVLHHTKAARRGAPNTFLVADLPYLSYATLDRALQAAERLLKEGGADAVKLEGGKEVAEVVRGLTRAGVPVMGHVGLTPQTASALGGYRVQGKDLDSARRILEDALALEEAGVYGLVLELVPTPLARLVTERVSVHTVGIGAGPFTDAQVLVFHDLVGLFEGFKPRFVKRYLEAAPLFRQALARYAEEVRSGAFPDEAHSFGMEEEVLKRLYGA